A portion of the Pectobacterium brasiliense genome contains these proteins:
- a CDS encoding L-threonylcarbamoyladenylate synthase: protein MSQFFYIHPQNPQPRLINQSVEFLHKGGVIVYPTDSGYALGCMLGEKNALERICRIRDLGSDHNFTLMCRDLSELSTYAHVDNSAFRLIKNNTPGNYTFILKATKEVPRRLMNEKRKTIGLRVPSNPIALELLAALNEPLMSTTLMLPGNDFAESDPEEIQDRLGKQVDLIIHGGSLGQQPTTVIDLTESAPRVAREGTGDVTPFL from the coding sequence ATGAGCCAGTTTTTCTATATTCACCCGCAAAATCCGCAGCCGCGATTGATCAATCAGTCAGTGGAGTTTTTGCATAAAGGTGGGGTGATTGTTTATCCAACGGATTCCGGTTACGCGTTGGGCTGTATGTTGGGCGAAAAGAACGCGCTGGAACGCATCTGCCGGATTCGCGATCTGGGGAGCGATCATAACTTCACGCTAATGTGTCGCGATCTGTCCGAACTGTCGACGTATGCCCATGTTGATAACTCGGCTTTTCGGTTGATAAAAAATAACACACCCGGTAATTACACGTTTATTCTGAAAGCGACGAAAGAGGTTCCTCGCCGCTTAATGAATGAAAAGCGTAAAACCATTGGCCTGCGCGTGCCGTCCAATCCTATCGCACTGGAGCTGCTGGCTGCGCTGAATGAACCGTTGATGTCGACGACGCTGATGCTGCCGGGAAATGATTTCGCCGAATCCGATCCAGAAGAAATTCAGGACAGATTGGGAAAACAGGTGGATTTGATTATTCATGGCGGTTCGCTGGGCCAGCAGCCGACGACGGTTATCGACTTGACCGAGTCCGCGCCACGCGTCGCGCGTGAAGGCACCGGTGATGTCA
- a CDS encoding glutamine amidotransferase-related protein, with product MADILLLDNIDSFTYNLVDQLRASGHQVVIYRNHLPADVIIARLQQMEKPILMLSPGPGTPAEAGCMPELLQRLRGQLPIIGICLGHQAIVEAYGGHVGQAGEILHGKASAIDHDASGMFSGLPHPLPVARYHSLVGSNIPSTLTVNAHFNTMVMAVRNDADRVCGFQFHPESILTTHGARLLEQTLDWALA from the coding sequence ATGGCCGATATCCTGCTGCTCGATAACATCGATTCATTCACCTACAACCTGGTGGATCAGCTGCGTGCCAGCGGTCATCAGGTCGTGATTTACCGTAACCATCTGCCTGCCGACGTCATCATCGCGCGGTTACAGCAAATGGAAAAACCGATCCTGATGCTCTCCCCCGGCCCCGGCACGCCAGCCGAGGCGGGCTGTATGCCGGAACTGCTGCAGCGTCTGCGCGGTCAGTTACCGATTATCGGCATTTGCCTCGGTCATCAGGCCATCGTGGAAGCCTATGGCGGCCATGTTGGTCAGGCGGGTGAAATCCTGCACGGCAAAGCGTCTGCCATCGACCACGATGCCAGCGGCATGTTTAGCGGTTTACCGCATCCATTGCCCGTCGCTCGCTACCATTCGCTGGTCGGCAGCAATATTCCGTCGACGCTGACCGTCAACGCACACTTCAACACGATGGTCATGGCCGTGCGGAACGATGCCGATCGCGTCTGCGGTTTTCAATTCCATCCTGAGTCGATCCTGACCACGCACGGCGCTCGACTGCTGGAACAAACGCTGGATTGGGCGCTGGCTTAA
- the trpD gene encoding anthranilate phosphoribosyltransferase, producing MQHILEKLYGANPISRQESQALFGAIIRGELEASQLAAALISMKVRGEHPDEIAGAATALLADAQPFPRPDYLFADIVGTGGDGTNSINISTASAFVAASCGLKIAKHGNRSVSSRSGSSDLLSAFGIKLDMSAQDSRQALDDLGVCFLFAPQYHLGFRHAMPVRQQLKTRTVFNVLGPLVNPARPPLALIGVYSPELVRPIAETLKVLGYQRAAVVHGGGMDEVAIHAPTQVAELNHGEIATYELTHRDFGLDAYPLSALQGGTPEENRDILASLLQGKGERAHAAAVAANVALLLRLFGQEDLRQNAQQALEVIHSGQAYQRVIALSARG from the coding sequence ATGCAACACATACTGGAAAAATTATACGGCGCGAATCCTATCAGCCGTCAGGAAAGTCAGGCGCTGTTTGGTGCCATTATTCGTGGTGAACTGGAAGCCAGCCAGCTGGCAGCGGCGTTGATTAGCATGAAAGTGCGCGGCGAACATCCCGATGAGATCGCCGGTGCTGCCACGGCTCTGCTGGCCGATGCGCAGCCGTTCCCGCGCCCTGACTATTTATTTGCCGATATCGTCGGCACAGGCGGTGACGGCACCAACAGCATCAACATTTCAACGGCCAGTGCCTTCGTTGCCGCCAGTTGTGGTCTGAAAATCGCCAAGCACGGCAACCGCAGCGTATCCAGCCGTTCCGGTTCCTCTGACTTACTCTCCGCTTTCGGCATTAAGCTGGATATGAGCGCGCAGGATTCCCGTCAGGCGCTGGACGACCTGGGTGTGTGTTTCCTGTTTGCTCCGCAATATCACCTGGGCTTCCGTCATGCCATGCCGGTACGCCAGCAGCTCAAAACGCGCACCGTCTTCAACGTGCTGGGGCCGTTGGTTAACCCCGCTCGTCCACCGCTGGCGCTGATTGGCGTATATAGCCCCGAATTGGTTCGTCCTATCGCCGAAACGCTGAAGGTACTGGGCTACCAGCGTGCCGCCGTTGTACACGGTGGCGGAATGGATGAAGTCGCGATTCATGCGCCAACGCAGGTTGCCGAGTTGAACCATGGCGAGATCGCAACCTACGAACTGACGCACCGCGATTTCGGGCTGGATGCGTATCCGCTATCGGCATTACAAGGCGGTACGCCAGAAGAAAATCGTGACATTCTCGCGTCACTGCTACAAGGTAAAGGTGAACGTGCGCACGCCGCCGCGGTTGCCGCCAACGTTGCGCTGCTCCTGAGGTTATTCGGACAAGAAGATCTGCGCCAGAATGCGCAACAGGCGCTTGAAGTCATTCATAGTGGACAGGCTTATCAGCGCGTTATCGCCCTGTCCGCCAGAGGATAA
- the trpCF gene encoding bifunctional indole-3-glycerol-phosphate synthase TrpC/phosphoribosylanthranilate isomerase TrpF, with protein MQETVLHKIVRDKALWVAEREKAQPLASFQHEIVPSQRDFYQALKQDKPAFILECKKASPSKGLIRDDFDPVAIAQVYKDYASAISVLTDEQYFQGDFAFLPQVSAAVHQPVLCKDFIISPYQIYLARYYQADAILLMLSVLDDEQYQQLAEVAHSLKLGVLTEVSNEEELLRAIQLEARVVGINNRDLRDLSIDLNRTRTLAPRLPAGVTVISESGINCQAQIRELSAFAQGFLIGSSLMSEPDLNGAVRRVILGENKVCGLTRATDAQAAYQAGALYGGLIFVASSPRYVDAKQAAEVMTGAPLRYVGVFRNAPVEHIVAITTQLGLAAVQLHGDEDQQIIDKLRQQLPAACQIWKALSITDTLPERNLTHVDRYVFDNGQGGSGKTFNWSLLANQSLNNVLLAGGLNSDNCALAAQQGCAGLDFNSGVESEPGKKDSHKIAAVFATLRQPQH; from the coding sequence ATGCAGGAAACCGTATTACATAAAATTGTGCGTGATAAAGCGCTCTGGGTTGCGGAACGAGAAAAAGCACAGCCGCTGGCCTCTTTTCAGCATGAGATCGTTCCCAGCCAGCGTGATTTTTATCAGGCGCTGAAACAGGACAAGCCCGCCTTTATTCTTGAATGCAAAAAGGCGTCACCGTCGAAGGGATTGATTCGCGATGATTTCGACCCGGTAGCGATAGCTCAGGTCTATAAAGATTACGCGTCTGCTATTTCCGTTTTGACTGACGAACAATATTTTCAGGGCGATTTTGCCTTCCTGCCGCAGGTTAGCGCGGCAGTCCATCAGCCAGTGTTGTGCAAAGACTTTATTATTTCGCCTTACCAGATCTATCTGGCACGCTACTATCAGGCCGATGCCATTCTGCTGATGCTATCCGTGCTGGACGACGAGCAATATCAGCAACTGGCTGAAGTCGCGCATAGTCTGAAGCTGGGCGTGTTGACAGAAGTCAGTAATGAAGAAGAGCTGCTGCGAGCCATTCAGCTCGAAGCACGCGTCGTTGGGATCAACAACCGCGACCTGCGCGATCTCTCCATTGACCTCAACCGAACCCGAACGCTCGCACCGCGTCTGCCTGCTGGCGTCACCGTGATCAGCGAATCCGGTATCAACTGCCAGGCACAGATTCGTGAACTCAGCGCCTTTGCTCAGGGCTTCCTGATCGGCAGTTCACTGATGTCTGAGCCGGATCTGAACGGCGCAGTACGTCGCGTTATTTTGGGAGAAAACAAGGTCTGCGGCCTGACGCGCGCAACGGATGCACAGGCCGCCTATCAAGCGGGTGCGCTCTACGGCGGTTTAATCTTCGTCGCCAGTTCTCCACGCTATGTTGACGCCAAACAAGCCGCCGAGGTGATGACAGGAGCCCCACTGCGCTATGTCGGTGTTTTTCGCAATGCGCCCGTTGAACACATCGTTGCGATCACAACGCAGTTGGGATTAGCAGCCGTTCAGTTACACGGCGATGAAGATCAACAGATCATCGACAAGCTACGCCAGCAATTACCAGCGGCCTGCCAGATTTGGAAAGCGCTAAGCATCACGGATACCCTGCCAGAACGCAATCTCACCCACGTCGATCGCTACGTGTTTGACAACGGTCAGGGCGGCAGCGGTAAAACCTTCAACTGGTCGCTGCTGGCGAATCAGTCATTGAATAACGTGCTGTTAGCCGGCGGCCTGAATAGCGATAACTGCGCTCTGGCGGCACAGCAAGGTTGCGCAGGACTGGATTTCAATTCCGGGGTAGAAAGCGAACCGGGAAAAAAAGACTCACATAAAATTGCTGCGGTTTTTGCGACATTACGTCAGCCGCAACACTAA
- the rnm gene encoding RNase RNM gives MPEDSQPISSFPLYDLHSHTTASDGLLTPTALVSRAVDMRVSVLAITDHDTTAGLDEAQDAIAQQDLPLRLIPGVEISTLWENHEIHIVGLGMDSAHPALTRLLQQQAACRQSRAEQIAARLEKNRIPDALAGAQRLATGGQITRAHFARYLMELGIAANMNQVFKKYLAKGKIGYVPPQWCTIPQAVEAIHQSGGVSVLAHPGRYDLTAKWLKRLLVTFAESGGIAMEVAQCQQAPDERMQLGRYARDYNLMASQGSDFHLPCAWIELGRKLWLPADVEPVWHHPLLVEAGSA, from the coding sequence GTGCCAGAAGATTCTCAACCGATATCGTCGTTCCCACTTTATGATTTGCATAGCCATACCACGGCATCTGATGGCCTTTTAACGCCGACGGCGCTGGTCAGTCGCGCGGTAGACATGCGGGTGAGCGTGCTGGCGATTACCGATCACGACACGACGGCTGGGCTTGACGAAGCGCAGGATGCGATTGCACAACAGGATCTGCCGCTGAGATTGATTCCCGGCGTGGAGATCTCCACGCTGTGGGAAAACCATGAGATCCATATTGTTGGGCTGGGGATGGATAGTGCACACCCAGCGTTGACGAGGCTGTTGCAACAGCAGGCGGCGTGTCGGCAGAGCCGGGCGGAGCAGATCGCGGCTCGTCTGGAAAAAAACCGCATTCCTGATGCGCTGGCTGGCGCACAGCGTCTTGCGACGGGCGGACAGATTACACGCGCGCATTTTGCACGTTATCTGATGGAACTGGGTATCGCGGCGAATATGAATCAGGTGTTCAAAAAATATCTGGCAAAAGGCAAAATCGGCTATGTGCCACCGCAGTGGTGCACTATCCCTCAAGCGGTCGAGGCGATTCATCAATCCGGCGGTGTATCGGTGTTGGCGCATCCGGGGCGCTACGATTTGACGGCCAAATGGCTGAAGCGTCTGTTAGTTACCTTCGCAGAAAGCGGCGGGATTGCGATGGAAGTGGCGCAATGCCAACAGGCACCGGATGAACGGATGCAGTTGGGACGCTATGCGCGTGACTACAACCTGATGGCGTCGCAAGGATCGGATTTTCACCTGCCGTGTGCCTGGATTGAGCTGGGCCGCAAATTGTGGCTACCTGCCGATGTCGAACCCGTTTGGCACCATCCACTATTGGTGGAAGCTGGCAGCGCATAG
- a CDS encoding anthranilate synthase component 1, with translation MQTTQPKLELLRIEAVYRNDPSAIFHQLCGARPATLLLESAEIDSKENLKSLLIVDSALRITALGQHVSIQALTANGASLLPLLDAALPVEIINQPRPNGRELTFPLADAMQDEDARLRSLSVFDALRQILTLVACPTDEREAMFLGGLFAYDLVAGFEELPALSQQQRCPDFCFYLAETLLVLDHQKRVTALQASLFTPNHSEKQRLQQRLEQLQLQLTQPAPSLPRQSIEDMTLSCNQSDEAFGEVVSQMQEAIRIGEIFQVVPSRRFSLPCPSPLAAYQTLKDNNPSPYMFYMQDQDFTLFGASPESSLKYDADSRQIEIYPIAGTRPRGRRADGTLDRDLDSRIELEMRTDHKELAEHLMLVDLARNDLARICQPGSRYVADLTKVDRYSFVMHLVSRVVGTLREDLDVLHAYRACMNMGTLSGAPKVRAMQLIAESEKTRRGSYGGAVGYFTAHGDLDTCIVIRSAYVEDGIATVQAGAGVVLDSNPQAEADETRNKARAVLRAIASAHHAKEIF, from the coding sequence ATGCAAACAACACAACCTAAACTGGAACTGCTGCGTATTGAGGCCGTTTACCGTAACGACCCCAGCGCTATCTTCCATCAGCTCTGCGGTGCCAGACCGGCAACGCTGTTGTTAGAGTCGGCTGAAATCGACAGCAAGGAAAACCTGAAAAGCCTGTTGATCGTAGATAGCGCACTGCGCATCACCGCACTGGGTCAGCACGTTTCCATTCAGGCACTGACGGCAAACGGCGCCAGCCTCCTGCCGCTTCTGGATGCCGCGCTGCCAGTAGAGATTATCAACCAACCGCGTCCGAACGGCCGTGAACTCACGTTCCCACTGGCAGACGCCATGCAGGACGAAGATGCTCGCCTGCGTTCGCTGTCCGTGTTTGATGCCTTACGTCAGATTCTGACGCTGGTCGCCTGCCCGACAGATGAGCGTGAAGCCATGTTTCTCGGCGGCCTCTTCGCCTACGATTTGGTCGCAGGGTTTGAAGAATTACCCGCGCTGAGCCAGCAGCAGCGTTGCCCGGATTTTTGCTTCTATCTGGCAGAAACGCTGCTGGTGCTTGACCACCAAAAACGTGTAACCGCTCTGCAAGCCAGCCTGTTTACACCGAACCATAGCGAAAAGCAGCGTCTGCAACAGCGTCTGGAACAGCTACAGCTTCAGCTCACCCAGCCAGCGCCTTCGCTGCCGCGTCAGTCCATCGAAGACATGACGCTGAGCTGCAACCAGAGCGATGAGGCCTTCGGGGAAGTCGTCAGCCAGATGCAGGAAGCTATTCGCATCGGTGAAATTTTCCAGGTCGTGCCGTCACGTCGTTTCTCTCTGCCGTGTCCTTCACCGCTGGCCGCCTACCAAACGCTGAAGGATAACAATCCCAGTCCTTACATGTTTTACATGCAGGATCAGGACTTCACGTTGTTCGGTGCCTCGCCGGAAAGCTCGCTGAAATACGATGCCGACAGCCGCCAAATCGAAATCTATCCCATTGCCGGTACTCGCCCGCGCGGTCGCCGTGCCGATGGCACGCTGGATCGCGATCTCGATAGTCGTATTGAGTTGGAAATGCGTACTGACCATAAAGAGCTGGCTGAGCATTTGATGCTGGTAGATTTAGCGCGTAACGATCTGGCGCGCATCTGTCAGCCGGGTAGCCGTTACGTTGCTGACTTGACCAAAGTTGACCGCTATTCCTTTGTCATGCATCTGGTCTCCCGCGTAGTGGGTACATTGCGTGAAGATTTAGATGTACTGCACGCCTACCGCGCCTGCATGAATATGGGCACGCTGAGCGGTGCGCCGAAAGTCCGGGCCATGCAGCTGATTGCCGAAAGTGAGAAAACCCGACGCGGCAGCTACGGCGGCGCGGTGGGCTACTTCACCGCTCACGGCGATCTGGACACCTGCATCGTTATCCGTTCCGCCTATGTCGAAGACGGTATTGCCACCGTTCAGGCCGGTGCGGGCGTGGTGCTGGATTCTAACCCTCAGGCCGAAGCCGACGAAACACGCAATAAAGCCCGGGCCGTACTGCGAGCCATTGCCAGCGCGCACCATGCAAAGGAGATTTTCTGA